One genomic region from Amia ocellicauda isolate fAmiCal2 chromosome 4, fAmiCal2.hap1, whole genome shotgun sequence encodes:
- the oser1 gene encoding oxidative stress-responsive serine-rich protein 1 isoform X2, protein MEPGVKDREEETLQTAFKKLRVDAEGSTAAVRVCDSAAPRPAARASADGAKPKTGCPKENWHGCMRKTSRGAVRSQRRRRSKSPILHPPKFTYCSSKLSPPPGHLKHKSQLEPQEDGVALGVPAKKELLSSVHSPSSPVFGVASYEPYGHECRGGGVAPEPKLKPVSDEDSESDTPVAERNPGAAAKPEQAASSSDGAVGGIAGASSSDFQSLSRLHQDGEGSCPCPGGQCQCRGWQGVEVYSFTGLRDVISECERNMAGAEDGHASPHRRTQSSSSGSPRSCSEQARAYVDDITIEDLSGYMEYYLYIPKKMSHMAEMMYT, encoded by the exons ATGGAGCCTGGAGTGAAGGATCGGGAGGAAGAGACCCTGCAAACGGCCTTCAAGAAGCTCCGAGTGGACGCAGAAGG CTCCACAGCAGCAGTGCGGGTCTGTGACTCTGCAGCACCGAGGCCGGCAGCAAGAGCCAGCGCAGACGGAGCAAAGCCCAAAACGGGCTGTCCCAAAGAGAACTGGCACGG GTGTATGCGGAAGACCTCTAGGGGAGCAGTGAGGAGCCAGAGACGCAGGAGATCGAAGTCCCCTATCCTGCACCCCCCCAAATTCACCTACTGCAGCTCCAAGCTGTCCCCGCCGCCCGGCCATCTGAAACACAAGAGCCAGCTCGAGCCGCAGGAGGACGGGGTGGCGCTGGGGGTCCCTGCCAAGAAGGAGCTGCTGTCATCAGTGCATTCCCCCTCCTCTCCCGTGTTCGGGGTGGCCAGTTACGAACCCTACGGCCACGAGTGTCGCGGGGGGGGCGTGGCTCCGGAGCCCAAACTCAAGCCTGTGTCCGATGAGGACAGCGAGTCCGACACCCCTGTTGCAGAGAGGAATCCTGGCGCTGCGGCTAAGCCAGAGCAAGCAGCCAGCAGCAGCGATGGGGCTGTAGGGGGCATTGCTGGTGCCTCCTCCTCTGACTTCCAGTCACTGTCCAGGCTGCACCAGGACGGGGAGGGGTCATGCCCGTGCCCTGGGGGGCAGTGCCAGTGTCGCGGCTGGCAGGGCGTGGAGGTTTACTCCTTCACTGGCCTGCGGGACGTCATCTCCGAGTGCGAGAGGAACATGGCAGGTGCGGAGGATGGCCACGCCTCGCCCCACCGCCGCACGCAGAGCAGCTCCTCGGGCTCCCCGCGCTCCTGCTCCGAACAGGCCCGTGCGTACGTAGATGACATCACTATTGAGGACCTGTCGGGATACATGGAGTACTACCTGTACATCCCCAAGAAGATGTCACACATGGCTGAGATGATGTACACTTAA
- the oser1 gene encoding oxidative stress-responsive serine-rich protein 1 isoform X1 — protein sequence MAGDSARLCTMEPGVKDREEETLQTAFKKLRVDAEGSTAAVRVCDSAAPRPAARASADGAKPKTGCPKENWHGCMRKTSRGAVRSQRRRRSKSPILHPPKFTYCSSKLSPPPGHLKHKSQLEPQEDGVALGVPAKKELLSSVHSPSSPVFGVASYEPYGHECRGGGVAPEPKLKPVSDEDSESDTPVAERNPGAAAKPEQAASSSDGAVGGIAGASSSDFQSLSRLHQDGEGSCPCPGGQCQCRGWQGVEVYSFTGLRDVISECERNMAGAEDGHASPHRRTQSSSSGSPRSCSEQARAYVDDITIEDLSGYMEYYLYIPKKMSHMAEMMYT from the exons A TGGCTGGTGACAGCGCCAGGCTTTGCACTATGGAGCCTGGAGTGAAGGATCGGGAGGAAGAGACCCTGCAAACGGCCTTCAAGAAGCTCCGAGTGGACGCAGAAGG CTCCACAGCAGCAGTGCGGGTCTGTGACTCTGCAGCACCGAGGCCGGCAGCAAGAGCCAGCGCAGACGGAGCAAAGCCCAAAACGGGCTGTCCCAAAGAGAACTGGCACGG GTGTATGCGGAAGACCTCTAGGGGAGCAGTGAGGAGCCAGAGACGCAGGAGATCGAAGTCCCCTATCCTGCACCCCCCCAAATTCACCTACTGCAGCTCCAAGCTGTCCCCGCCGCCCGGCCATCTGAAACACAAGAGCCAGCTCGAGCCGCAGGAGGACGGGGTGGCGCTGGGGGTCCCTGCCAAGAAGGAGCTGCTGTCATCAGTGCATTCCCCCTCCTCTCCCGTGTTCGGGGTGGCCAGTTACGAACCCTACGGCCACGAGTGTCGCGGGGGGGGCGTGGCTCCGGAGCCCAAACTCAAGCCTGTGTCCGATGAGGACAGCGAGTCCGACACCCCTGTTGCAGAGAGGAATCCTGGCGCTGCGGCTAAGCCAGAGCAAGCAGCCAGCAGCAGCGATGGGGCTGTAGGGGGCATTGCTGGTGCCTCCTCCTCTGACTTCCAGTCACTGTCCAGGCTGCACCAGGACGGGGAGGGGTCATGCCCGTGCCCTGGGGGGCAGTGCCAGTGTCGCGGCTGGCAGGGCGTGGAGGTTTACTCCTTCACTGGCCTGCGGGACGTCATCTCCGAGTGCGAGAGGAACATGGCAGGTGCGGAGGATGGCCACGCCTCGCCCCACCGCCGCACGCAGAGCAGCTCCTCGGGCTCCCCGCGCTCCTGCTCCGAACAGGCCCGTGCGTACGTAGATGACATCACTATTGAGGACCTGTCGGGATACATGGAGTACTACCTGTACATCCCCAAGAAGATGTCACACATGGCTGAGATGATGTACACTTAA
- the oser1 gene encoding oxidative stress-responsive serine-rich protein 1 isoform X3, with translation MAGDSARLCTMEPGVKDREEETLQTAFKKLRVDAEGCMRKTSRGAVRSQRRRRSKSPILHPPKFTYCSSKLSPPPGHLKHKSQLEPQEDGVALGVPAKKELLSSVHSPSSPVFGVASYEPYGHECRGGGVAPEPKLKPVSDEDSESDTPVAERNPGAAAKPEQAASSSDGAVGGIAGASSSDFQSLSRLHQDGEGSCPCPGGQCQCRGWQGVEVYSFTGLRDVISECERNMAGAEDGHASPHRRTQSSSSGSPRSCSEQARAYVDDITIEDLSGYMEYYLYIPKKMSHMAEMMYT, from the exons A TGGCTGGTGACAGCGCCAGGCTTTGCACTATGGAGCCTGGAGTGAAGGATCGGGAGGAAGAGACCCTGCAAACGGCCTTCAAGAAGCTCCGAGTGGACGCAGAAGG GTGTATGCGGAAGACCTCTAGGGGAGCAGTGAGGAGCCAGAGACGCAGGAGATCGAAGTCCCCTATCCTGCACCCCCCCAAATTCACCTACTGCAGCTCCAAGCTGTCCCCGCCGCCCGGCCATCTGAAACACAAGAGCCAGCTCGAGCCGCAGGAGGACGGGGTGGCGCTGGGGGTCCCTGCCAAGAAGGAGCTGCTGTCATCAGTGCATTCCCCCTCCTCTCCCGTGTTCGGGGTGGCCAGTTACGAACCCTACGGCCACGAGTGTCGCGGGGGGGGCGTGGCTCCGGAGCCCAAACTCAAGCCTGTGTCCGATGAGGACAGCGAGTCCGACACCCCTGTTGCAGAGAGGAATCCTGGCGCTGCGGCTAAGCCAGAGCAAGCAGCCAGCAGCAGCGATGGGGCTGTAGGGGGCATTGCTGGTGCCTCCTCCTCTGACTTCCAGTCACTGTCCAGGCTGCACCAGGACGGGGAGGGGTCATGCCCGTGCCCTGGGGGGCAGTGCCAGTGTCGCGGCTGGCAGGGCGTGGAGGTTTACTCCTTCACTGGCCTGCGGGACGTCATCTCCGAGTGCGAGAGGAACATGGCAGGTGCGGAGGATGGCCACGCCTCGCCCCACCGCCGCACGCAGAGCAGCTCCTCGGGCTCCCCGCGCTCCTGCTCCGAACAGGCCCGTGCGTACGTAGATGACATCACTATTGAGGACCTGTCGGGATACATGGAGTACTACCTGTACATCCCCAAGAAGATGTCACACATGGCTGAGATGATGTACACTTAA